In one Sporomusa sphaeroides DSM 2875 genomic region, the following are encoded:
- a CDS encoding L-lactate permease: MQWLHNYSALGDSLGLTAITVSIPIFYLFWALAVKRMKGHIAGLTTLLLTIVVVVVVYGMPVNVAISASVLGMLNGLFPIGWIILTAVFLYNLTVETGQFDIIKSSISSLSPDRRIQALLVAFCFSAFMEGVAGQGAPVAVAAAMLIGLGFPALPAAAICLVGNTPPVPFGPVGTPTIMMATVTELPNSIVGRAIGLDMTILALVIPIFMLVVVAGRKNVMGALPAALVAGISYAVTNHLVSQNFGPELPAIFSSFVSMICLVVFLKFWKPATIWRFPNDSDIAEDSTHRYSAGQIIKAWSPFIILMIVMGIWGTPAFKAWVAQELKWFITIPSWPGLDGIVYRAAPIVAVPSKYAASYRMDFFSAAGTAMLISAILSMVVLGLSPAAGVRVFKKTFNQLMYSLITLTAVLGVGFLANYSGMSYTLGLAFATYTGMFFPIFSPVIGYLGVFLTGSVTSSAALFGKLQQVTASHLGLNPLLTISANLFGAVIGKLISPQSIAVACAATGLVGRETDIFRLTVKYSIYLLLFVIVIILLQAWAFPNILPKIAAVMLTQYS; encoded by the coding sequence ATGCAGTGGCTACATAACTACTCAGCTTTAGGAGACAGCCTCGGCCTCACCGCTATAACAGTATCGATTCCGATTTTTTATCTTTTTTGGGCTCTTGCCGTTAAACGAATGAAAGGACATATTGCCGGCCTAACCACTTTGCTGCTTACCATTGTCGTTGTAGTTGTTGTTTACGGTATGCCGGTAAATGTCGCTATTTCCGCCTCGGTACTTGGAATGCTCAACGGGCTTTTTCCGATTGGCTGGATCATTCTTACTGCGGTATTTTTATACAATTTGACCGTGGAAACAGGACAATTCGACATTATAAAAAGCTCTATTTCTTCTTTGTCACCTGACCGGAGAATTCAAGCCTTGCTGGTTGCTTTCTGCTTTTCCGCATTTATGGAAGGTGTTGCCGGTCAGGGTGCGCCGGTGGCTGTTGCTGCAGCAATGTTAATCGGTTTAGGCTTTCCCGCGCTGCCTGCCGCAGCTATCTGCCTTGTCGGCAACACGCCCCCTGTTCCTTTTGGTCCTGTGGGTACGCCGACCATTATGATGGCTACCGTTACTGAACTCCCCAACTCGATTGTCGGGAGGGCTATCGGCTTGGATATGACGATTTTAGCTCTTGTTATCCCGATTTTTATGCTGGTGGTTGTAGCCGGACGGAAGAACGTCATGGGAGCTTTGCCGGCGGCTCTGGTCGCCGGCATCAGTTACGCAGTCACTAACCATCTGGTAAGTCAGAACTTTGGCCCAGAGCTCCCGGCTATTTTTTCATCCTTCGTGTCCATGATCTGCTTAGTAGTCTTTCTCAAGTTCTGGAAGCCCGCTACGATCTGGCGTTTTCCCAACGATTCGGACATTGCGGAAGATTCTACCCATCGATATAGTGCCGGACAAATCATCAAGGCCTGGTCGCCGTTTATCATCCTTATGATTGTTATGGGCATCTGGGGAACGCCTGCGTTCAAAGCCTGGGTCGCCCAAGAGCTTAAGTGGTTCATTACAATTCCCTCCTGGCCTGGTCTGGACGGAATCGTATATCGTGCGGCACCCATTGTGGCTGTGCCGTCAAAATACGCAGCCAGCTACCGGATGGACTTTTTCTCTGCCGCCGGGACGGCAATGCTGATTTCTGCTATACTCTCCATGGTTGTGCTGGGTCTCAGCCCGGCTGCAGGTGTAAGAGTATTCAAAAAAACCTTTAACCAACTCATGTATTCCCTGATTACTCTGACTGCGGTTCTTGGCGTTGGTTTTTTGGCTAACTATTCCGGTATGTCGTACACCCTCGGCCTTGCTTTCGCCACCTATACCGGCATGTTCTTCCCGATTTTCTCCCCGGTCATCGGTTATCTCGGGGTGTTCCTGACCGGCTCGGTCACTTCTTCTGCCGCCCTGTTCGGAAAGCTGCAGCAAGTAACAGCCTCCCATCTGGGTCTTAATCCCCTGTTGACCATATCTGCAAACCTGTTCGGCGCCGTTATCGGTAAACTTATTTCCCCTCAGTCGATAGCTGTGGCCTGCGCTGCTACTGGCCTTGTCGGACGGGAAACTGATATTTTCCGGCTGACGGTGAAATATTCGATCTATCTCCTGCTGTTCGTTATTGTTATCATTTTACTGCAAGCTTGGGCATTCCCGAATATATTGCCAAAGATTGCAGCGGTCATGCTTACCCAATACTCATGA
- a CDS encoding 2-hydroxyacid dehydrogenase → MKMKTVFLNSAKVDFDQKLDYSKFEEATEFTKYDDTVTDEQILERVQGQEVVITKEMSIGRDLILKFPASVKLICEAGTGFNNIDLDAAKQKNIAVCNVPSYSTESVGHLAITFVLMLSASLHLQQKMLDKGNYDNFSKYLQVPHYEVLGKNLGVIGGGAIGRQTIKAGLALGMNVLICDPFPQPWGDAAVQYVQLEELLKNSDFISLHCPLMPSTKHIINKETLNLVKPSAYLVNTSRGPLVNEADLVEALKTGKLAGAALDVQEVEPATPDNPLFHLDNVIMTPHIGWRRFESRQRLFNLVAVNITAFSQGKPVNIVN, encoded by the coding sequence ATGAAAATGAAAACCGTTTTTCTCAACTCGGCCAAAGTTGATTTTGATCAAAAACTAGATTATTCAAAATTTGAGGAAGCAACCGAATTCACGAAATACGATGATACCGTCACCGACGAACAAATTCTGGAACGGGTTCAAGGGCAAGAAGTTGTTATTACCAAGGAAATGTCTATCGGCAGGGATCTCATTCTGAAATTCCCGGCATCGGTAAAGCTTATATGCGAAGCAGGAACAGGCTTTAACAACATCGACCTTGACGCTGCCAAGCAAAAGAACATCGCCGTTTGTAATGTACCTTCATACAGTACCGAATCTGTTGGCCATCTGGCGATCACATTTGTATTAATGTTAAGTGCGTCGTTGCACCTCCAGCAAAAGATGCTGGACAAAGGCAATTACGATAACTTTTCAAAGTACCTGCAGGTACCCCATTATGAGGTGCTTGGCAAAAACCTCGGGGTAATTGGCGGCGGTGCCATCGGCAGGCAAACAATAAAAGCCGGGCTGGCACTAGGTATGAATGTACTTATTTGTGATCCGTTTCCGCAGCCCTGGGGCGACGCCGCTGTCCAGTATGTTCAGTTAGAGGAGTTACTCAAAAATAGTGATTTTATTTCCCTCCACTGCCCGCTGATGCCGTCGACGAAACATATCATCAATAAAGAAACACTGAACCTTGTCAAGCCTTCTGCCTATCTCGTCAATACTTCACGCGGACCGCTGGTCAATGAGGCTGATTTGGTCGAAGCTCTTAAGACAGGAAAACTTGCCGGTGCCGCACTTGACGTTCAGGAAGTCGAGCCGGCGACTCCGGACAATCCCTTATTCCATTTGGATAACGTCATCATGACCCCTCACATCGGCTGGAGGCGTTTTGAATCACGCCAGCGCCTGTTCAATCTGGTTGCCGTCAATATTACCGCGTTTTCCCAAGGGAAGCCTGTGAATATCGTAAATTAA
- a CDS encoding glycosyltransferase family 2 protein — protein sequence MKPLISIVVPMYNESQNIDCFYQKIAEVMGALTAYDYEIICINDGSTDNTLEKIELLADKDKKVKIIELSRNFGKEIALTAGIFEAKGDAVIPIDADLQDPPELIPALIEKWQEGYDVVYATRLVREGESSLKKVTAFLFYRVMRRLAKVNIPPDTGDFRLMTRQVVEAVNQCTESHRFMKGLFSWVGFRQTSIPYLRNRRHKGITSFNYWKLWNFALEGITSFSFVPLQLATYVGFLTALFSGVYIAYIIVKTWLYGDPVAGYPSMMVAIFFFGGAQLMTLGVIGEYIGRIYNESKRRPLYFIRKKTNF from the coding sequence ATGAAACCATTAATCTCCATTGTTGTGCCTATGTACAACGAGAGCCAGAATATAGACTGTTTTTATCAAAAAATAGCTGAGGTCATGGGTGCTTTGACGGCATATGACTATGAAATTATCTGTATCAATGACGGCAGCACTGATAATACATTGGAGAAAATTGAATTGCTGGCAGATAAAGATAAAAAGGTCAAAATAATTGAACTGTCCCGGAATTTCGGCAAGGAAATTGCTCTGACTGCAGGTATTTTTGAAGCCAAGGGCGATGCCGTCATCCCCATTGATGCCGATTTGCAGGACCCGCCGGAACTCATCCCGGCGTTAATCGAAAAATGGCAGGAAGGCTATGATGTTGTTTACGCTACCAGGCTGGTGCGGGAAGGGGAAAGCAGTTTAAAGAAAGTGACCGCCTTCCTATTTTATCGGGTTATGCGCCGTCTTGCCAAAGTGAATATACCCCCCGATACCGGCGATTTCCGGCTTATGACCAGGCAGGTGGTGGAGGCGGTCAACCAGTGCACCGAATCCCACCGGTTTATGAAAGGGCTGTTTAGCTGGGTAGGCTTCAGGCAGACCAGCATTCCTTACCTCCGCAACCGCCGCCACAAGGGCATAACCAGTTTCAACTACTGGAAGCTTTGGAATTTTGCTTTGGAGGGGATTACCTCCTTTTCCTTTGTGCCGCTGCAGCTGGCAACCTATGTGGGGTTTCTGACAGCTTTGTTTTCCGGCGTATATATCGCCTATATTATTGTGAAAACCTGGCTGTACGGCGATCCGGTGGCAGGTTATCCTTCCATGATGGTAGCCATCTTCTTCTTTGGCGGCGCTCAGTTGATGACCCTGGGGGTCATCGGCGAGTATATCGGCAGGATTTATAATGAGTCCAAACGCCGGCCGCTGTATTTTATCAGAAAAAAGACTAATTTTTGA
- a CDS encoding MFS transporter, translating to MEEKKGPLGIPRRIWIQLFFLALGYAFYSANRLAFGVGLKSIAAQFALTAMQVGMLGTIFTLGQALIDIPAGYLSDRLGRKRMLLLGMFGIGFATMAVTTANSFLAAATWRFLFGAAEGIWNIVMYSVAGSIFPASRAMINGLMMTFYSVGAYVGPSYYGWTLEMNPGNWGAGLLSMGATTVLFACVLIWGLKAKDTDVSKDIKTMHITEALRTVGTNRGVWLAVLVQILNVVPYWGFAAMGPYLFMSFKGFSATMAGQFFGIIYGIGGLSSVVLGHFADKFGRKPVILTMAILNVICGYLIFHVIPNDNLPVLYLVGGMMGIGLHALYILGYTIGQDAVDARQVGLATGLVGACMYFASFFSGPAMGYLSKAYGYMAALDIIVIGFEVALVVVALLMRETKQKVLLTIDSIK from the coding sequence ATGGAAGAAAAGAAAGGACCGCTGGGTATTCCCAGACGTATTTGGATTCAATTGTTTTTTCTGGCTTTGGGCTATGCGTTTTATTCTGCAAACAGACTGGCCTTCGGCGTCGGTCTTAAGTCCATCGCAGCCCAGTTCGCCTTGACCGCCATGCAGGTAGGTATGCTGGGTACTATCTTTACCCTTGGACAAGCGCTTATTGATATTCCTGCCGGTTATTTGTCCGACCGTTTGGGCCGCAAAAGAATGCTGCTGCTCGGCATGTTCGGTATTGGTTTTGCGACGATGGCCGTTACTACTGCCAACAGCTTCCTGGCTGCAGCTACCTGGAGATTTTTGTTTGGAGCTGCTGAAGGCATCTGGAACATCGTAATGTATTCAGTCGCAGGTTCTATATTCCCGGCCAGTCGTGCAATGATTAACGGCTTAATGATGACTTTTTACTCGGTAGGGGCCTATGTTGGACCCAGCTATTATGGGTGGACGCTGGAAATGAACCCCGGCAATTGGGGAGCAGGCCTGCTCAGTATGGGTGCTACGACGGTTTTATTTGCCTGTGTTCTTATTTGGGGACTTAAAGCTAAAGACACCGACGTTTCCAAGGATATTAAAACCATGCATATTACTGAAGCACTGCGGACTGTTGGTACTAATCGTGGCGTCTGGCTTGCCGTTCTTGTCCAAATTTTAAATGTTGTGCCGTATTGGGGCTTTGCTGCTATGGGTCCATACCTCTTCATGTCCTTCAAGGGTTTCTCGGCTACGATGGCGGGACAATTTTTTGGTATTATCTATGGTATCGGTGGCTTGAGTTCGGTGGTATTAGGACACTTTGCCGATAAGTTTGGCCGCAAGCCTGTTATTTTGACAATGGCAATTTTAAACGTCATTTGCGGCTATCTTATTTTCCATGTTATTCCCAACGACAACCTGCCTGTTTTGTATCTGGTTGGCGGTATGATGGGAATAGGCCTGCATGCCCTGTACATTCTAGGTTACACCATTGGACAGGATGCGGTGGATGCCCGTCAGGTAGGTCTGGCAACCGGCCTTGTTGGTGCGTGCATGTATTTTGCTTCCTTTTTCTCCGGCCCGGCGATGGGATATCTCAGCAAGGCATATGGCTACATGGCTGCTCTTGACATAATTGTAATAGGCTTTGAAGTTGCGCTGGTCGTAGTGGCTCTGCTCATGCGGGAGACGAAGCAGAAAGTGTTACTAACTATTGACTCGATAAAGTGA
- a CDS encoding YbaK/EbsC family protein, producing MSLETVKMYFAALGRAQDVREFAVSSATVDLAAQALNVEPARIAKTLSFQNNTDGNCILVVAAGDAKVDNGKFKRHFGLKPKMLTPDEVAQLTGHAVGGVCPFANPAGVKTCLDISLKRFATVFPACGSSSSAIELNCDELYRYAQALEWVDVCKSWQPEYND from the coding sequence ATGTCATTAGAAACAGTTAAAATGTATTTTGCCGCTCTGGGCAGGGCTCAGGATGTGCGGGAATTTGCCGTTTCCAGCGCTACAGTGGACCTGGCGGCCCAAGCACTGAATGTAGAGCCGGCCCGTATCGCCAAAACACTTTCCTTTCAAAACAATACCGACGGCAATTGTATTCTGGTAGTCGCTGCCGGCGACGCCAAGGTGGATAACGGCAAATTCAAACGGCATTTTGGTTTAAAGCCCAAGATGCTCACTCCGGATGAAGTTGCCCAGTTGACCGGCCATGCTGTCGGCGGGGTATGCCCTTTTGCCAACCCGGCCGGTGTTAAAACCTGCCTGGATATTTCCCTTAAGCGTTTTGCCACGGTTTTCCCCGCCTGCGGCAGCAGCAGCTCAGCTATAGAACTCAATTGTGACGAACTCTACCGGTATGCGCAGGCCCTCGAATGGGTGGACGTCTGTAAGAGCTGGCAGCCGGAATACAATGATTGA
- a CDS encoding ferredoxin domain-containing protein yields MIISSQEAEKRAVEQIACLMCVAARTAPKARGIDDLVTLVVNGQEKEQLSAEMRRIAQESGAQFFERDANCLDKSPVVVLLGQKVKPLGTKPCGYCGYANCAECAQGTGMCAISTGDLGIALSSAANTAALHHADNRIMFSIGKAAINIGLFAEEVKIAYGIPLSITGKSPFFDR; encoded by the coding sequence ATGATTATTAGTAGTCAAGAGGCTGAGAAACGCGCAGTTGAGCAGATTGCCTGTCTGATGTGCGTTGCGGCAAGAACAGCCCCCAAAGCGCGGGGAATTGATGATCTGGTAACTTTGGTTGTAAACGGGCAAGAAAAAGAACAGCTATCAGCAGAAATGCGGCGTATTGCTCAAGAATCAGGCGCACAATTTTTCGAACGTGATGCCAATTGCCTTGATAAGTCACCGGTAGTTGTATTGCTAGGACAAAAAGTGAAACCATTAGGAACCAAGCCCTGTGGCTATTGTGGTTATGCTAACTGTGCAGAGTGTGCACAAGGTACAGGGATGTGTGCTATCAGCACCGGAGATCTGGGAATAGCCCTGAGCTCAGCAGCTAATACCGCTGCTTTGCATCATGCCGATAACCGGATTATGTTCAGCATAGGTAAAGCCGCCATCAATATTGGCCTGTTTGCAGAAGAAGTCAAAATAGCTTATGGAATTCCGCTTAGTATAACCGGCAAAAGCCCGTTCTTTGACCGGTAG
- a CDS encoding methyl-accepting chemotaxis protein: MQQNFDQDILDAVLRAYPIFLQSLPYNIGVTITDREKYLVYKPADRLQLNLPVGQPIREGSLVDKAMKEERKIFLKVDKSARGLPYIGCAQPIRDEGGRVVGAFATSMPVDTYEKTKDMACNLNNQVKTLAETCETISGQTEEITAIINMLLQTAKDSQQQAKETEQVLLLLKGIVSQTNLLGLNASIEAARAGTSGRGFQVVAEEIRKLATTGSLSVKNVVDIVSIIQSNSIRVTEEVTSVEQAVVNIANAMLSLTAITQDVSVLAGELDNVANELCEQL; the protein is encoded by the coding sequence ATGCAGCAAAATTTCGATCAAGATATTCTTGATGCAGTTTTACGGGCCTATCCTATCTTTCTGCAGTCTCTGCCATACAACATTGGAGTAACAATCACAGACAGGGAAAAATACCTGGTATACAAACCGGCAGACCGGTTGCAGTTAAACCTGCCCGTAGGTCAGCCAATCCGGGAAGGCAGCCTTGTCGATAAAGCCATGAAAGAAGAGCGGAAGATCTTCTTGAAAGTTGACAAGTCGGCCCGCGGCTTGCCCTATATCGGCTGTGCTCAGCCAATCCGGGACGAAGGCGGCCGGGTAGTGGGCGCTTTCGCCACTTCCATGCCTGTCGACACCTATGAAAAAACCAAAGATATGGCCTGCAATTTAAATAATCAGGTCAAAACCCTTGCCGAGACATGTGAAACGATATCCGGTCAGACTGAAGAAATTACGGCAATCATCAATATGCTGCTGCAAACGGCGAAAGATTCCCAGCAACAAGCCAAAGAAACGGAACAAGTGCTGTTATTGCTGAAGGGAATTGTTTCGCAGACAAACCTGCTTGGCCTGAACGCCAGTATCGAAGCGGCAAGGGCAGGAACATCGGGTCGGGGCTTTCAGGTAGTGGCCGAGGAAATCCGGAAATTGGCTACAACCGGATCGTTGTCTGTTAAAAACGTTGTGGACATTGTCAGTATTATCCAGTCAAACAGTATCAGAGTCACGGAGGAAGTTACTTCAGTTGAACAGGCAGTGGTTAATATCGCGAACGCTATGCTGAGCCTAACGGCGATCACGCAGGATGTCAGCGTTTTGGCTGGGGAACTGGATAATGTGGCTAACGAACTTTGTGAGCAACTCTGA
- a CDS encoding imm11 family protein, with amino-acid sequence MKIWHLIADVDNFENLTTLKQEDWEKLRFDGKKLIDTWTPLAVRVIKDSKKSDTPGLSSGAPVLSLKAISILKDLIDDVVEVLPLVCSGGEYYIINVLDVVDCIDYERADFERYKSSGRIMLFNRYAFKPECVKGKHLFKIVDEPVRRPFVSDEFRNRVIESGLEGFKFEQVWDSEF; translated from the coding sequence GTGAAGATATGGCATTTGATTGCGGATGTTGACAATTTCGAAAACTTAACGACACTAAAACAAGAGGATTGGGAAAAATTAAGGTTTGATGGAAAAAAACTTATTGACACTTGGACTCCTTTAGCTGTACGCGTAATAAAAGATAGTAAGAAAAGTGATACTCCTGGTCTATCAAGTGGTGCTCCTGTTTTAAGTCTAAAAGCAATATCGATTTTAAAAGATTTAATTGATGATGTCGTAGAGGTGTTACCTTTAGTATGTAGTGGTGGTGAGTATTATATTATTAATGTTCTTGATGTTGTAGATTGTATTGATTATGAAAGGGCGGATTTTGAAAGGTACAAGAGTTCAGGAAGAATTATGTTATTTAACAGGTATGCATTTAAACCAGAATGCGTGAAGGGTAAGCATCTTTTTAAGATTGTTGATGAGCCAGTACGCAGGCCTTTTGTTTCGGATGAATTTCGGAATAGGGTGATTGAAAGTGGCTTAGAAGGATTTAAATTTGAGCAAGTATGGGATTCTGAATTTTAA
- a CDS encoding glycosyltransferase family 39 protein yields MHNYRSFTLTDRLDRYWQLGYAGLLFAGLLFFVSCAFYKEMWFDEAYTVAMVRHDFFRICEITARDVHPPLYYMLAKLASLVWGQDIVVYRLVSVTGMLLFVLLGVSHIRRLCGDRAGLYFTFFAVFLPVMLEYSGEARMYSWAMFFTTGAGIYAYLAYRQNQWYHWVLFAALSLGSAYTHNYALLGAFFINLSLLIAVFTRNRYLLKPCLLTILAQIILYLPWLFVLISQIVAVTQEYWIVINYQHLLRDLLVFYFAENLPSLAIKLLSFGWLAVCGFGLYTAVKEKKHYTGIALNSLAIYLAVLGLALILSQVKPIFITRYLMPNSGFLFIALACGLAAVRRQGVAAVLCTVIFIASSANFYLHYDKIYSPQNNALRADVTYSLKPDDIFLYTDIHPAGIYMVAFPQHQHYMFFPGGQEESKPNPFQPELRFIYDLNALASYQGRIWLIEGANSQLLYGHLGKSEPVFKVIDFARVYDMPYLSHKGFVFVGSLLQKEPGPVPPLPAQE; encoded by the coding sequence ATGCACAATTATCGAAGCTTTACATTAACAGACAGATTGGACCGGTACTGGCAGTTAGGCTATGCAGGGCTACTCTTTGCCGGGCTTTTATTTTTCGTCTCATGTGCCTTTTATAAGGAAATGTGGTTTGATGAGGCGTATACCGTAGCTATGGTCAGACATGATTTTTTTAGAATTTGCGAAATCACAGCCCGTGATGTTCATCCACCTTTGTACTATATGCTGGCCAAGCTGGCGTCCTTGGTCTGGGGGCAGGATATTGTGGTTTACCGGCTGGTGTCGGTAACCGGGATGCTGCTGTTTGTGCTGCTGGGCGTTAGCCATATCCGCCGGCTGTGCGGTGACCGGGCGGGTCTCTATTTTACCTTTTTTGCCGTATTTTTACCGGTGATGCTGGAGTATTCAGGGGAAGCCAGAATGTATTCGTGGGCCATGTTTTTTACAACCGGTGCCGGGATATATGCTTATCTGGCCTACCGGCAAAATCAATGGTACCATTGGGTATTGTTTGCAGCCTTGTCGCTGGGCAGCGCTTATACCCACAATTATGCTCTGCTTGGTGCTTTTTTTATTAATCTTAGCCTGTTGATTGCGGTTTTTACCAGGAACCGATATTTGCTCAAACCCTGTCTGTTGACAATTTTGGCCCAGATAATTCTTTATTTGCCGTGGCTGTTTGTATTAATCAGCCAAATAGTTGCGGTGACCCAGGAATACTGGATTGTCATCAATTATCAGCATCTGCTCAGGGATTTGCTGGTGTTTTATTTTGCTGAAAACCTGCCGTCACTTGCTATCAAGCTGCTGAGTTTTGGCTGGCTGGCGGTATGCGGTTTTGGGTTGTATACGGCTGTTAAAGAGAAGAAGCACTATACGGGAATTGCACTTAACAGCCTGGCTATTTATCTGGCCGTGCTTGGTCTGGCGCTCATTTTGTCCCAGGTAAAGCCTATTTTCATAACCCGGTATTTAATGCCAAACTCGGGATTTTTATTTATTGCCCTGGCCTGCGGGCTGGCTGCTGTCAGGCGGCAAGGTGTGGCTGCTGTTTTATGTACAGTGATTTTCATTGCTTCATCAGCGAATTTTTATTTGCATTATGATAAAATTTACAGTCCTCAAAACAATGCTTTGCGGGCTGATGTCACTTACAGCCTCAAGCCTGACGATATCTTTTTGTACACAGACATTCATCCGGCAGGGATTTATATGGTTGCCTTCCCTCAGCATCAGCATTACATGTTCTTTCCGGGCGGGCAGGAGGAGTCTAAGCCTAATCCCTTCCAGCCGGAGCTTAGATTTATATATGATTTAAATGCCCTGGCAAGCTACCAAGGGCGAATTTGGTTAATCGAAGGTGCCAATTCCCAGCTATTGTACGGTCATTTGGGAAAAAGCGAGCCGGTGTTCAAGGTTATTGATTTTGCCCGTGTTTACGATATGCCCTATTTAAGCCACAAAGGCTTTGTGTTTGTCGGATCACTGCTGCAAAAAGAACCGGGGCCTGTGCCGCCCTTGCCTGCGCAGGAGTAA
- a CDS encoding LysR family transcriptional regulator gives MNIHHLEYFLEVIRQGSFSKAASTLYITQPSISKMIQNLEDELGVVLINRNVKPLELTDAGQAIVEQAQQIVTLVQNLTVKLDDVIQLKKGKIRLGVPPIAASSILPPILGEFKKNYSNIELQLVEYGSKKVELGVYDGTLDIGIVCTTPTKTDTFEFLSFIEDPLKVIIHPEHPLANNKQIDFADLRDESFVLYREDFSLYDHIHNRCKLAGFQPKIICETSQREFMTQMVAANLGVALLPGKICDQFDPKTIVSIPFNDPQILLQLSIIWHKDRYLSFAARQWLQFVSKLLSAA, from the coding sequence TTGAATATTCATCATCTGGAATACTTCCTCGAAGTGATTCGCCAAGGTAGTTTCAGCAAAGCTGCCTCTACTTTGTACATAACCCAACCCTCGATTAGCAAAATGATCCAAAATTTGGAAGACGAGTTGGGGGTCGTATTAATTAACCGGAACGTGAAGCCGCTTGAGCTTACAGACGCCGGGCAAGCAATCGTCGAACAGGCTCAACAAATTGTAACTCTAGTTCAGAATTTGACTGTAAAACTTGACGATGTCATCCAGCTTAAGAAAGGTAAAATCCGCCTCGGCGTTCCGCCCATCGCCGCGTCCAGCATTCTTCCACCCATCCTCGGCGAATTTAAAAAGAACTACTCCAATATTGAGTTACAACTCGTTGAATACGGTTCCAAAAAAGTAGAATTAGGTGTTTATGACGGTACGCTGGATATTGGCATTGTCTGCACCACGCCTACAAAAACTGATACTTTTGAATTCCTTTCATTTATCGAAGATCCGCTTAAAGTAATCATCCATCCCGAGCACCCGTTGGCTAATAACAAGCAGATTGATTTTGCTGATTTAAGAGATGAATCTTTTGTCCTTTACAGAGAAGACTTTAGCCTCTACGACCACATCCATAACCGTTGCAAGCTGGCTGGATTTCAACCTAAAATCATTTGTGAGACTTCTCAGCGTGAATTTATGACCCAAATGGTGGCAGCCAACCTTGGCGTTGCCCTGCTCCCCGGAAAAATATGCGACCAATTTGACCCAAAAACAATCGTATCAATACCCTTTAATGATCCCCAGATTCTTTTACAGCTTTCAATTATCTGGCACAAAGACCGCTATCTATCATTTGCGGCCCGTCAATGGCTGCAATTCGTCTCCAAGCTTTTGTCAGCAGCCTGA
- a CDS encoding pyridoxamine 5'-phosphate oxidase family protein, giving the protein MDEVLAFLKDNPVFYLATVEGNIPKVRPFGFAMNFEGKLYFCTSNQKPVFRQLKANPNFEVCTTSKTNEWLRLKGKAVFNTTRQTKQAALDAMPMLKNMYSVDDSLFELFYIEDAEATFSDMKGGSRTIKL; this is encoded by the coding sequence ATGGATGAAGTGCTAGCATTTCTGAAAGACAATCCCGTGTTTTACCTGGCTACGGTGGAGGGCAATATTCCCAAGGTGCGGCCTTTCGGCTTTGCCATGAACTTTGAAGGCAAACTGTATTTCTGCACCAGCAACCAAAAGCCTGTCTTCCGGCAGCTTAAAGCCAATCCTAATTTTGAAGTATGCACAACTTCAAAAACGAACGAATGGCTGCGTTTAAAAGGCAAGGCCGTGTTTAATACCACCAGACAAACCAAACAGGCTGCCCTTGATGCCATGCCGATGCTTAAAAACATGTACAGCGTGGACGATTCCCTGTTTGAACTGTTTTACATTGAAGATGCGGAAGCAACCTTCAGTGACATGAAAGGCGGCTCGCGGACCATCAAGCTGTAA